Proteins from one Alysiella filiformis genomic window:
- a CDS encoding Nif3-like dinuclear metal center hexameric protein, with product MTTRNEIVQWCNTILQAHQFKDYAPNGLQVQGTPQINKIITAVTASQAAIDFAASQQADMLLVHHGFFWKSEPLTLTGWKGKRIATLLKHNINLLAYHLPLDAHPTLGNNAQLAEKCGWLPEQQFGEQNLLNLGTLPPNQGNLGLLAAHLQSVLGRKPTCIGDFSGSLNKVVWCTGGAQGYFQAAIDAGADVFITGEISEPQYHLANETGVAFISAGHHATERYGVQALGAALAQQFGIHHHFFDENNPA from the coding sequence ATGACCACACGCAATGAAATCGTGCAATGGTGCAACACCATTTTACAAGCCCATCAGTTTAAAGACTATGCCCCCAACGGCTTGCAAGTACAAGGCACGCCCCAAATCAACAAAATCATCACCGCCGTAACCGCCAGCCAAGCCGCCATTGATTTTGCCGCCTCGCAACAAGCCGATATGTTGTTGGTACACCACGGCTTTTTTTGGAAAAGTGAACCCCTTACCCTCACAGGTTGGAAAGGCAAACGCATCGCCACCTTGTTGAAACACAACATCAATTTGCTCGCCTACCACCTGCCTTTGGACGCGCACCCCACATTGGGCAACAACGCCCAACTTGCCGAAAAATGCGGCTGGCTGCCTGAACAGCAATTTGGCGAACAAAATTTGTTGAATTTGGGTACGCTGCCGCCCAATCAAGGTAATTTGGGCTTGCTTGCCGCGCATTTGCAAAGCGTTTTGGGGCGCAAACCCACTTGCATTGGCGATTTTTCAGGCAGCCTGAACAAAGTCGTGTGGTGCACAGGCGGTGCACAAGGCTATTTTCAGGCAGCCATAGACGCAGGTGCAGACGTGTTCATCACAGGCGAAATTTCCGAGCCACAATATCATCTTGCCAACGAAACAGGCGTTGCCTTCATCAGCGCAGGACACCACGCCACCGAACGCTATGGCGTACAAGCCTTGGGCGCAGCATTGGCACAACAATTTGGCATACACCATCATTTTTTTGATGAAAATAATCCCGCCTGA
- the glnE gene encoding bifunctional [glutamate--ammonia ligase]-adenylyl-L-tyrosine phosphorylase/[glutamate--ammonia-ligase] adenylyltransferase produces MFSSNEIINKAQIHSQWLTHQINQNRLNLALLETWLARPITPTDFAAFCDWTKIQADENESELASQLRILRRHVMAHIMIRDLNRQSDLAEVTRTITEFADFAVNTALQFAHAYYVGLYGEPIGQYSQQNQSLSVVAMGKAGGFELNVSSDLDLIFIYPESGYTNGKRERSNQEFFIKVGQKLIALLNDITPDGQVFRIDMRLRPDGDSGALACSETALEHYLITQGREWERYAWCKGRVITPYPNGIASLIRPFVFRKYLDYNAYHAMRELHRQIKQEVQKRCMNNNIKLGAGGIREIEFIAQIFQMIRGGQNRSLQRKGTQETLHQLRDLGILSGEIVDKLLSAYVFLRDVEHRLQYWDDQQTQTLPDNPTQQQSLAHSMGFADWDAFSGCLKQHQTFVNQIFNDILGDETDHAESHHPLSFLWQTLPENADTVAQKLRELGFNDTPTLANKLAQIKQSSKYRQLSATAQIRFDALTPRLVEAAQHSDKPDACLIRLLDFLESISRRSAYLAFLQQHPAALQRVAQLMSQSAWLADYLRLHPVLLDELLSSQLMLAIDWRHAAQELSGSLNACGDDTEAKMDVLRRFQHAHIFRLTVQDLAGLWTLEALSDELSQLADVVLEQTLQHAWQSVPKRHCDHPKFAIVAYGKLGGKELGYASDLDLVYIYEDDFAEAADTYAKLARRLNTWLSGSTGAGTLYDVDLRLRPNGEAGFLVHSLSAFEKYQREQAWTWEHQSLTRARFICGDAQLGAKLEQIRRTILTQERDKNQLKQEIIAMREKMFATHPPHDNHVKYARGGVVDVEFIVQYLVLAESRHESKMLENYGNIALLGMAARRGFIPSDLAERAAAAYRHYRQIQHNKNLRDVARTEVNDELLNHYASVKSLWQQVFGEEVRFQAA; encoded by the coding sequence ATGTTTTCATCAAATGAAATCATCAACAAAGCGCAAATCCATTCTCAATGGCTCACGCACCAAATCAACCAAAATCGCCTGAATTTGGCTTTGCTGGAAACTTGGTTAGCACGCCCCATTACGCCAACCGATTTTGCTGCTTTCTGTGATTGGACAAAAATCCAAGCCGATGAAAATGAAAGCGAACTTGCCAGCCAACTGCGTATTTTGCGCCGACACGTTATGGCGCACATCATGATACGCGATTTGAATCGCCAATCGGATTTGGCGGAAGTAACGCGCACCATCACCGAATTTGCCGATTTTGCCGTGAACACCGCTTTGCAATTTGCCCACGCTTATTATGTGGGTTTGTATGGCGAACCGATTGGGCAATACAGCCAACAAAATCAATCTTTAAGCGTGGTTGCCATGGGCAAAGCGGGTGGATTTGAATTGAATGTTTCGTCTGATTTGGACTTGATTTTCATCTACCCCGAAAGCGGCTACACCAACGGCAAACGCGAACGCAGCAATCAAGAATTTTTCATCAAAGTGGGACAAAAACTCATCGCCCTGCTCAATGACATCACGCCCGATGGACAAGTTTTCCGCATTGATATGCGTTTGCGACCCGATGGCGACAGTGGCGCATTGGCGTGCAGCGAAACGGCTTTGGAACACTATCTCATCACACAAGGGCGCGAGTGGGAACGCTACGCATGGTGCAAAGGGCGCGTCATCACGCCCTACCCCAACGGCATTGCCAGTTTGATTCGCCCTTTTGTGTTCCGCAAATATTTGGACTACAACGCCTACCACGCCATGCGCGAATTGCATCGCCAAATCAAACAGGAAGTGCAAAAACGCTGCATGAACAACAACATCAAACTCGGTGCAGGTGGCATACGCGAAATTGAGTTTATCGCGCAAATTTTCCAAATGATACGCGGCGGACAAAACCGCAGCCTGCAACGCAAAGGCACGCAAGAAACCTTACACCAGTTGCGCGATTTGGGCATTTTAAGCGGCGAAATTGTAGATAAACTCTTGTCTGCCTACGTTTTTTTGCGCGATGTGGAACACCGTTTGCAATATTGGGACGACCAACAAACCCAAACCTTGCCCGATAACCCCACCCAACAGCAATCGCTGGCACACAGCATGGGTTTTGCCGATTGGGACGCTTTTTCAGGCTGCCTGAAACAACATCAAACCTTTGTTAATCAAATCTTTAATGATATTTTGGGCGATGAAACCGACCACGCTGAATCGCATCACCCCTTGTCGTTTTTGTGGCAAACGCTGCCTGAAAATGCCGACACGGTCGCCCAAAAATTGCGCGAATTGGGTTTCAACGACACCCCCACTCTGGCAAACAAATTGGCTCAAATCAAACAAAGCAGCAAATACCGCCAACTTTCCGCCACCGCCCAAATCCGCTTTGACGCGCTCACACCGCGCCTGGTTGAAGCCGCCCAACACAGCGACAAACCCGATGCCTGCCTGATTCGGCTGTTGGATTTTTTGGAAAGCATCAGCCGCCGTTCTGCCTATTTGGCGTTTTTGCAACAACACCCTGCCGCGCTGCAACGGGTTGCCCAACTCATGTCGCAAAGTGCGTGGTTGGCAGATTATTTGCGCTTGCACCCTGTGTTGTTGGACGAATTGCTCTCATCGCAACTGATGTTGGCGATAGATTGGCGTCATGCCGCCCAAGAGCTTTCAGGCAGCCTGAACGCCTGTGGCGATGACACCGAAGCCAAAATGGACGTGTTGCGCCGTTTTCAACACGCCCACATTTTCCGCCTGACCGTGCAAGACTTGGCAGGCTTGTGGACGCTGGAAGCATTGAGCGATGAACTGTCGCAACTTGCCGATGTGGTGCTGGAACAAACCCTACAACACGCATGGCAAAGCGTGCCAAAACGCCATTGCGACCACCCCAAATTCGCCATTGTCGCCTACGGCAAATTGGGCGGCAAAGAATTGGGCTACGCCTCCGATTTGGATTTGGTTTACATTTACGAAGACGACTTTGCCGAAGCCGCCGACACCTACGCCAAACTCGCACGGCGACTGAACACATGGCTTTCAGGCAGCACAGGCGCAGGCACATTGTATGACGTGGATTTGCGTTTGCGACCCAACGGCGAAGCAGGATTTTTGGTACACAGCCTGTCGGCATTTGAAAAATACCAGCGTGAACAAGCATGGACATGGGAACACCAATCGCTCACACGCGCCCGTTTCATTTGTGGCGATGCCCAACTGGGCGCAAAATTAGAACAAATCCGCCGCACAATCCTGACCCAAGAACGCGACAAAAACCAATTAAAACAAGAAATCATCGCCATGCGCGAAAAAATGTTCGCCACCCACCCACCGCACGACAATCACGTCAAATACGCACGAGGCGGTGTGGTGGACGTGGAATTTATCGTGCAATATTTGGTGCTGGCTGAAAGTCGCCATGAAAGCAAAATGCTTGAAAATTATGGCAATATTGCCCTACTTGGCATGGCAGCACGGCGCGGTTTCATACCGTCCGATTTGGCAGAACGCGCCGCCGCCGCCTACCGCCACTACCGCCAAATTCAGCACAACAAAAACCTGCGCGATGTGGCGCGTACCGAAGTAAACGATGAATTGCTGAATCATTACGCCAGCGTCAAAAGCTTGTGGCAACAGGTTTTTGGCGAAGAAGTGCGTTTTCAGGCTGCCTGA
- a CDS encoding inorganic phosphate transporter, translated as MPQGKLQTQKSMQQINTAFAVLLLGMVGYFVYWGLGYTNHNHTILFLLATLFGVFMAFNIGGNDVANSFGTSVGAGTLTVKQALLIAAIFEVSGAVIAGGEVTATIRSGIVNLDALPMQPLDLVFIMMSALLSSALWLLFATYKGLPVSTTHAIIGGIVGSALTLGFLISGGTQTPWGIVKWEQMISIVVSWVLSPVLGGVVAYAVFSLVKKYILDYNQEIEKQLKHIKAKKKEYKEQHKIRFDALDEQEKILVSNAMARDAQLYADADVDFDPSELESNYYKGLYEIEKEKNDIDAYKALYSWVPVIAAAAGVIMSSMLIFKGLGNLNLNLDTITSTLLILMISAGIWLTTFIYAKTLKRKDLTKSTFLMFSWMQVVTAAGFAFSHGANDIANAIGPFAAIMDVLRTNDIGVSTPVPPVAMLTFGVALIVGLWFIGKEVIQTVGKGLAELHPASGFTAELSAAGVVMGASVLGLPVSSTHILVGAVLGIGMVNKNANWQMMKPIGLAWVITLPSASALAIVIFLILRSIFG; from the coding sequence ATGCCACAAGGCAAGTTACAAACCCAAAAATCCATGCAACAAATCAATACAGCATTTGCCGTGCTGTTGCTGGGCATGGTGGGTTATTTTGTTTACTGGGGATTGGGCTACACCAATCACAACCACACCATTTTGTTTTTATTGGCAACGCTGTTTGGCGTGTTTATGGCGTTCAACATTGGCGGCAACGATGTGGCAAACTCATTTGGCACATCGGTGGGTGCAGGCACACTGACGGTCAAACAAGCCCTGCTCATCGCCGCCATTTTTGAAGTGAGCGGCGCAGTGATAGCAGGCGGCGAAGTAACCGCCACCATACGCAGTGGCATTGTGAATTTGGACGCGCTGCCCATGCAACCGCTTGATTTGGTGTTTATTATGATGTCGGCATTGTTGTCATCGGCATTGTGGCTGCTGTTTGCCACCTACAAAGGGCTGCCCGTATCCACCACCCACGCGATTATTGGCGGCATTGTGGGCAGCGCATTGACTTTGGGCTTTCTCATTTCAGGCGGCACACAAACCCCATGGGGCATTGTGAAATGGGAACAAATGATTTCCATTGTCGTATCGTGGGTGCTGTCGCCCGTATTGGGTGGCGTGGTGGCGTATGCGGTCTTTTCATTGGTCAAAAAATACATTTTGGACTACAACCAAGAAATTGAAAAACAACTGAAACACATCAAAGCCAAGAAAAAAGAATACAAAGAACAACACAAAATCCGCTTTGACGCACTTGATGAGCAAGAAAAAATCTTGGTTTCCAACGCCATGGCGCGTGATGCCCAACTTTATGCCGATGCCGATGTGGATTTTGACCCCAGCGAATTGGAGTCCAACTATTACAAAGGCTTATACGAAATTGAAAAAGAGAAAAACGACATCGATGCCTACAAAGCACTCTATTCATGGGTGCCTGTGATTGCGGCGGCGGCTGGCGTGATTATGTCGTCTATGTTGATTTTCAAAGGTTTGGGCAATTTGAATTTGAACTTGGACACCATCACCAGCACCTTATTGATTTTGATGATTAGCGCAGGCATTTGGCTGACCACTTTCATTTACGCCAAAACCTTGAAACGCAAAGATTTAACCAAATCCACATTTTTGATGTTTTCGTGGATGCAGGTGGTAACGGCAGCAGGATTTGCATTCAGCCATGGTGCCAACGACATTGCCAATGCCATTGGTCCTTTTGCCGCGATTATGGACGTGTTGCGTACCAACGACATTGGTGTATCCACACCCGTGCCGCCTGTGGCTATGCTGACTTTTGGCGTGGCTTTGATTGTGGGCTTGTGGTTCATCGGCAAGGAAGTGATTCAAACGGTGGGCAAAGGCTTGGCAGAATTGCACCCTGCTTCGGGTTTTACGGCAGAATTGTCGGCGGCAGGCGTGGTGATGGGGGCTTCGGTATTGGGGCTGCCTGTATCCAGCACGCACATTTTGGTGGGCGCGGTGTTGGGCATTGGCATGGTCAATAAAAATGCCAACTGGCAAATGATGAAACCCATTGGCTTGGCTTGGGTGATTACTTTGCCGTCTGCTTCGGCATTGGCGATTGTGATTTTCTTGATTTTACGCAGTATTTTTGGCTAA
- the petA gene encoding ubiquinol-cytochrome c reductase iron-sulfur subunit produces the protein MDNNEINQERRRFLTLATAGAGAVAAAGVVTPLAASWLPSEKAKAAGASVEIDVSKVESGQLLTAEWRGKPIFVLNRTPEQIKDLATLDGSLTDPKSEADQQPEYAKNPTRSIKENIWVAIGICTHLGCSPTYRPDVGAADLGGGAWKGGFFCPCHGSKFDLAGRVFAGVPAPSNLVIPPYKYLSDNVILVGED, from the coding sequence ATGGATAATAATGAAATCAATCAGGAACGCCGCCGCTTTCTCACACTCGCAACCGCAGGTGCAGGCGCAGTTGCAGCAGCAGGTGTGGTAACCCCGTTAGCCGCGAGCTGGCTGCCATCGGAAAAAGCGAAGGCAGCAGGTGCATCAGTGGAAATTGATGTCAGTAAAGTAGAATCAGGACAGCTATTGACAGCAGAATGGCGCGGCAAGCCCATTTTCGTACTCAATCGCACCCCTGAGCAAATCAAAGATTTGGCAACGCTGGACGGCAGCCTAACCGACCCCAAGTCCGAAGCAGACCAGCAGCCCGAATATGCCAAAAACCCCACACGCTCCATCAAAGAAAACATTTGGGTGGCGATTGGGATTTGTACGCATTTGGGTTGTTCGCCCACCTATCGCCCCGATGTGGGCGCAGCCGATTTGGGCGGTGGCGCATGGAAAGGCGGTTTTTTCTGCCCATGTCATGGCTCCAAATTTGACCTAGCAGGTCGCGTATTTGCAGGCGTACCCGCACCAAGCAACTTGGTGATTCCGCCCTACAAATATTTGAGCGACAACGTTATTCTCGTTGGTGAAGACTGA